The Solanum pennellii chromosome 7, SPENNV200 DNA segment CCAGAGGACTGATGTGAGCAATTCAAAAGTGGAAGATTTGCGCAAATGAGGAGGGATGAATCGACGAAGTGCTGAGACTTGAGAAGGGCCAAAAAAGAATGATTTGTGTACCATATCATCTAATGGGATAATTGTACCCTTTGTATCAGGAACTTCATCGTATTCATGGTGCGTGCAAGTCACTCGAGGTGGATTACGGGAGTTGAGCAATTCTCTGGACCAGACAGGGAGTGTAGACGGAACAGAGGCCCCGCGTGCCATTTCACCAACAGCAGTCATGAATTGGACAAGACCGGCTGCATCACTCATCGTGTGGTTTAATCGCAGTGCGAAAATGAAACCACCACACTTGAGACGAGTTACCTGCATATAGTTATTCGTTAATTAAACATTCAAGTATTGTAAATTAACAAAAGATATACAACTATTGGCAGATGGATTCACTATTTAAATTTGATGGATTCAAAATTCTTAGTACCTGAATGAGAAGCAGAGGAGAATTAAGAACTTCAGCAGAGCCAGGAACATCATAAAGCAGTTCTTCCAAACACGGAAATGGAGGCTGAAGTTCATCTCCAAATTCTTCAAGTGTAACATCAGCATCCGCTTCCACGAACATAACTCCTTCCCCGGTACAATCCACCATCAGTTTCCGGCCATTTCCTTCCCGGAGCCGACCAGCAAACGGATAGTAAAAAACAAGTGTTTCCGCTATAGCTTTTTTAATAACTTTTACAGGGTCATGATTTCCTCCCGTAGAATAATCCGAATCTTTACGATAAAAATTAATAACGGGGATTTGAAATCGAAGACCTTCTTGATCATCAATGTCTGAGAGAAATTTAGTTTCACGTGGAGTTGGCTTTGCTGGAGCAATTAGCTCTGCATTTTGCCTTCTCACTGTGAATACTAATTGTGATGAGGATGGCTTAATTGAATCCATTATTGAATAAAAATGGAGATATGAAGAAGATTTTGGATTAGTGTTTGTgtacataatttttcaaaacacAAAAGCTATATATAGAGGCAATAACAGGGGTACAATAATGTATGGCAGTTTTCAGGAAATTGTGTGACACTGTGGAAGTAAGTGGGCAGAAGAAGTGTTGTTTGTGGTTAGAAACTTTTTGTGAATTATTTACAATATTAATTAGTAGCTAACATGGTAATAGTTGTTAcggaataaaaattaaaaagaaaaatgtgtcacggaaattttattttagtaaaaataatttgatcaattttattgTGATAAGTAGCTAACATGGTAATGGTTGTTACAAAATAGAGAGTAAAAAAAAGTGTAtcacgaaaaataaaatatcttattaaaaatgatttggtcaattttattttaatttctagtAGCTAACATGATAATGGTTGTTATAGAAAATATGTGTGtgaatttcaacattttcatggTAATGGCTGCGGACTACATTGACTTGAAATAAGACTTGCCACTTTGTGtggaaatatttatttatttgtggaaGTGTTCATATTCAACAACGAAATTACTATCAAAagtatttattttctaaaaggAAATTTAGTGTTAATTTCTTCAAATGACTTAAAAGACTTTAGAATTTTCAAGTTTGgatattaaattttcaattcaatatcaagaTGTTGAAGTTTAAAATATCAAGTACAATAGAAggcaaaattaaaattttgtattgaattattgacaTTCAGATCATCGATCATATCACAGGTAATTAATTAGAACTAGTTGGATGGTAAAGTAAATAGGATATTTTCAGAATGTCCTGTTGGCTTACCAAACTCGAGTGCCTGACTATTAAAAAGGAGTCCGAAATCTAAAGGataaaaaattttgacaaaaattttaaaggacataataaattttttttaaccaaaggATCAATTTGTTTTCACACCCTTActtttgttaaattaaaaatcgcTGACCCAATAGCAATtttctctaaaatatttttaatttttttaaagagtaTCACTACACCTAcggtatttttgccaaaaaatatctttaaacgGTTAAAAAATCGCTGTCTTTGgtgaaaacattatttttatttgggataatgcccaagtaccccctcaacctatgcctgaaatctcagagacacacttatactaattttattaataattttttaccccttttcgacctacgtggcactatcttgtgggcccaacgatgattgactttttttaaaaaactagtgccacgtaggctaaaaaagaatagaaaattacttataaaataagttcaagggtaATAataccttagtataatataagtgtgtctccgAGATTTCgaacataggttgagggggtgcattttccctttttattttataaagcggtggttttttaaaaaataaaaaattggctGCATTGGCAGCACTTTTggtgggttttttttttattaccaTGAAAATAGGAAGAGGTGAGGAGGAGTTAATTAGTAGTACTATGTGgattgttttataaaaaaaaataaaaaaatcatcaaaattgcTGTCTAAGGCAGcgattatattaaaaaaactttttggcCAAAATCATCGCATTTGTAGCGATATTCtttaaaaaactgaaaaaatattttggagaaAATTGCTCGTGGATCAGCGATTAACTTTAACGGGAGTAACAATGTGAAAACAAATTCGCTACTATATGTAGTGATTTTACCcctttagttaaaaaaaaatattaatttactcttttagaatttttatcaaACTTTTTTACACTTTAGGCTTCGAATTTTACTAAAAAAGGTTCgatgaaattaaatgaaatattctTTACGTTCCATCTTTAAATTgcaaatttgtttttttgtgtCGCAATTAATTGATTACTTGTATTGtaatgtatgtgtatatattattttcgtGTAGGCATCGAAAACTCTTTGTAGGGATTGAAACAAGCATCATGTCGTTAGTTTGCCAAATTGTTAATTACCCTGAATAAGTATGGATTAAGCCGGAATACAAATTGATGGCAATGACTTTGAATTGAAGCTAGCATTTGGCTCCAAGTTCGAAGAATCTTCTCACATTTTATAAATAATCTCTTTTTGATAAGTTTTTTTCCTAGATAAGATGACTCAAAAGACGAAATAATATTGTTACTCTGAAttgattatttgttattttcatCGGTAATCATATCATCACGTTTTTTATATTCgttaaatattttgtcactattTTGATTTTCATGTAAAAGATTATGTAATACGGCATAAGCAACTACTATTTTCACATTCATGTCTAATTCATAGTTCTGCATGCCTTTTCGTAGAACTCTAGATCTACTTTTTCACGCACCAAATGTTCTTGACGTCTTTTAATTACATTACGAAAAGTGGGCATGTATATAGTCAAATAACTCTTTACCATTATTAAGCTCTCTTTCACTTCCCCTGCattctagcaagtgatatcacatCCCTTTATATGGAGCTAGCTTTTATGTTTCGAAGACCAACATCAAcaacataatatttttctacaaaattttaaaaaacattcaaattacacttgttttattttattttccttaattctAAAAGACTATCAAAAATGAAATTCATAATTTACATAGATAAATATTAGTTTGATTCGGTTATTGTGACAGTCAAGCAACATTGCATAGTATTGAGAATTCGATCTTTCATAAAGGAACCGGACATATTTAAGTATATTTACACTATGTCCATGATGAAATATTTGATTGTAGTATCTCTCCTAGTTTAATGACTCGATCggtcattttttaaaatgttccataaaattattgttttgctCCTATCAATCATGATCTCGAGTCTTTTAtgattgacttttgaaaagttGATTTTGAACTTGGAGTTTATAGTAGAGAGTTTTGTCGTTTTAAGTTTGAAAGACTAAATTGTTAagaaagtgatttttggtgtattttggaGTTTGAGTGTCAGAACGAAAATTCGTCAATTTTATCAATCTCAAAATGTGAAACCTAATTGGAGTTTCATATTTAGAGTCTTTTTGAGGATTTGAGATCCTAAGTTGTAAAATGTGGAAATTTAGGCTTTGTGTTGACTTTCATCAACATTCGGGGGTTGGATGCTCGGATCAAAATTTCGAGAGTTCCATTAGATTGGGGGGATGATATTAGGGTCAGGTGAGGCCTTGGTTGATTTTTGAGAGACCTCGAGCTTGTTTTTAGCATATTTGGGCGTTGAGTTAGTTTCTTGTAATTTTGACAGATGTTGAGTCAACGAGACAGCGAATTCATGTTTTGACAGTTCCATTGAGTCCAGAATGTagaataaatttgattttcatatgtAGTTTGTGTATAAGGAGTTCCGAATGAATCCGAAGGGTCATGTCAAGAGTTTGGTTGGTTTCAAGTTATGGTGCATGACCATTTTGGTGATCGCAATTGAGTAGCATCATTTAGAGGTGCATCTCGATCGTGTGGGTCTTGCCAATGATCAACTTTAGTGAGTTGATTGTCTTACTCATCGCGATCGTGTGACTCTAGGTCACCATCGAGATGAGCATTTGAGACGTGGGCAGAATACTTTTCTAAAATTAGAGTTTCAATCCATTTCACCATTTTTTACTTTTGGGTGCTTTGAGGTGGTGATTTGAATCTATTTTTCGAGGAAAAACTTATGGATAATGATTCTCAATTTTAAATCTTCTATTACCCATTATTATTTATGGAATTAAGTGTTCAAATCAAGCTTTTGAAATGAGAAATTTGGGGTTATCTTCAAGAACCTTAGAACTTAGTAAAATTGTGATTGTAAACTATTTTTAGTcccttttcaaaatgattttcccAAATGAGTTTTTAAAGTCTTGAGTAATGTATTCAAGTATTAAGTTTCGAATTcaaatcttattatttgagttGATTTTTTGTGTTGATTGACCCGTTTTTCAAGAGAATTAACGTAGGTATTGTGGTTTCTGAAAAATGGTTGTGAATACTTGCTTGTATATAGATTGTGTGACTTTGAAAGTGATTCGGAGTGGAAGACTCAACACTTGTAGTGATTATTGATTGATTCAAGACAAGTGATCTCTTAAACCTTGTATTTTTGTGTATTCTCTTTGTTGTTTGTGTGTTGGGAGTATGAAAATGAGGTGAAGGGTTAACTGTTCACCTGGTAAatcttaatgaataaaaaaggcttaaattaaaaagattatGTGATAAACATGATGATATGAATTGCCTTGTTGTGACCCTTATTGATTAATTGATGAAACACTTGATAACATGATTGTTGACTTAAATTGCATGAATTGCTCAAGTAGCATGATattgcttgtgtgcattgatTATTGAAAATTGTAATGAGACATGTGATAGTTTGATGTCGAGGTCATATTCGACGAGCGTTTATGATACGGAGGTCATTGCCGGCAAGTGATATAAAGCCTATGGGAAATGATTTCAGCTAGATATTTGATATAGGCGATGAGAAATGGTTTCAACTAGTGATTTGATATAAAGTCAATGGAAAATGGTTCTGACTAgtgatttaatataaatttgatgGAAAATGATTTCGTCTAGTCATTTGAGATAAAGTCGATGGGTAATGGTTTCAGGTAGTGATATTTTGCTGATGGAAATGGTTTCAGTGAGAGTCTGATTACTGTGACTTTATACATTTGATGCTTAAGTGTGACTtactttttaattatgattGATGTACCTACTATGTGTGATTGATCTACTTGACATTGAGATTGATGTACTTGATTTGTTTGATAATTGATTTGTGACTAATGAACTGTGGATATTGGACCTCGTGAGTTGTGTATTTTAgaactgttaggttgggctgatttCAGTCTAGGTTGTAATTTAAAGAGTATCT contains these protein-coding regions:
- the LOC107024360 gene encoding benzyl alcohol O-benzoyltransferase; its protein translation is MYTNTNPKSSSYLHFYSIMDSIKPSSSQLVFTVRRQNAELIAPAKPTPRETKFLSDIDDQEGLRFQIPVINFYRKDSDYSTGGNHDPVKVIKKAIAETLVFYYPFAGRLREGNGRKLMVDCTGEGVMFVEADADVTLEEFGDELQPPFPCLEELLYDVPGSAEVLNSPLLLIQVTRLKCGGFIFALRLNHTMSDAAGLVQFMTAVGEMARGASVPSTLPVWSRELLNSRNPPRVTCTHHEYDEVPDTKGTIIPLDDMVHKSFFFGPSQVSALRRFIPPHLRKSSTFELLTSVLWRCRTISLKPDPEEEVRVLCIVNARSKFNPPLPNGFYGNAFAFPVAVTTAAKLCKNPLGYALELVKKAKSDVTEEYMKSLADLMVMKGRPHFTVVRTYLVSDVTRAGFGEVDFGWGKAVYGGPAKGGVGAIPGVASFYIPFKNKNGENGIVVPVCLPAFAMEIFVRELNGMLKSEDPLGKYTNYAMIKPAL